One part of the Glycine soja cultivar W05 chromosome 11, ASM419377v2, whole genome shotgun sequence genome encodes these proteins:
- the LOC114374175 gene encoding glucan endo-1,3-beta-glucosidase 12-like, translating into MRWLFPLLFLFSLGLTVTGQESIEFLNLCETTEDILQASSHAELPLAISVNGGNLNEVSFSILLAEKWLRHNVLAHYPASNITTIVVGTTAFCQQDHQHNNNLAVVLSSLKNVYHSLKRWGLEKDIKVSVAFNLDCLSLNSVSLNNDLKLVKPLIEFLQEVNSTYSVIPHYGFSRFSDKSLSLVSSHLESLKKPGFFYLNNINVLAIVPKWRKNIARKLSVVDFSPIGPFPVRPAPVPEIAKSPMTPSNVAFPPLAQVVSSPPPILSPTFAPEEPPFPFGVPANSPHGFSLPPCNPLHDGSPQIFPIQKLWCVAKPSVPEETLQQAMDYACGEGGADCMEISPQGNCYNPDTLVAHASYAFNSYWQKHKRSGGTCSFGGTAMLINSDPSFLHCRFILS; encoded by the exons ATGAGGTGGCTCTTTCCtctcctctttcttttttcgcTTGGTCTTACTG tAACTGGTCAAGAATCCATTGAGTTCCTCAACCTTTGTGAGACAACTGAAGACATTTTACAAGCCTCATCACACGCTGAGCTTCCCTTGGCTATTTCAGTGAATGGTGGAAACCTCAATGAGGTTTCCTTCAGCATTCTATTGGCTGAAAAATGGCTCAGACACAACGTTCTTGCACACTACCCTGCCTCAAATATCACCACCATTGTTGTGGGAACCACTGCTTTTTGCCAACAAGACCACcaacacaacaacaacctcGCTGTGGTTCTGTCTTCTTTGAAGAATGTCTACCACTCTCTCAAGAGATGGGGTTTGGagaaagacattaaagtctCTGTTGCTTTTAATCTGGACTGTTTGTCTCTAAACTCAGTTTCTCTTAACAATGATTTGAAACTGGTCAAACCCCTCATAGAGTTTCTCCAAGAGGTAAACTCCACATATTCTGTGATCCCACATTATGGCTTCTCACGTTTTTCTGATAAAAGTTTGAGCTTGGTCTCTTCCCACTTGGAGTCCTTGAAAAAGCCTGGATTTTTCTACTTGAATAACATAAATGTTCTAGCCATTGTTCCAAAATGGAGAAAAAACATAGCAAGAAAGCTTTCAGTTGTTGATTTTAGCCCAATAGGCCCATTCCCAGTAAGGCCAGCTCCAGTGCCAGAAATAGCCAAGTCCCCAATGACTCCTTCCAATGTAGCTTTCCCTCCTTTAGCTCAAGTAGTTTCTTCACCCCCTCCAATACTTTCTCCCACTTTTGCCCCTGAAGAGCCACCATTTCCATTTGGTGTTCCAGCTAATTCTCCTCATGGTTTCTCACTCCCTCCTTGTAATCCATTACACGATGGCTCACCCCAAATATTCCCGATCCAGAAACTGTGGTGTGTGGCTAAGCCTAGTGTTCCTGAAGAAACACTGCAACAGGCTATGGACTATGCTTGTGGAGAGGGTGGTGCTGATTGCATGGAGATCTCACCGCAGGGAAACTGTTATAATCCAGACACCTTGGTTGCTCATGCCTCCTATGCTTTCAACAGTTACTGGCAGAAGCACAAGAGAAGTGGTGGAACATGCAGCTTTGGAGGAACTGCCATGTTGATAAATTCTGACCCAA GTTTCCTTCACTGTCGGTTTATTCTTAGCTAA